In Bdellovibrionales bacterium, a single genomic region encodes these proteins:
- a CDS encoding radical SAM protein produces MESGQIDLGKTHFISGAINMTGIGQKSFKPFLKALLPHIRNFHVAGGEPLIIPETLELLKELQRTGISRSTEVSFNTNLTVLNQDLLKCLQTFKRVFFYVSVDAYGELNDYIHYPSKWTKIVDRVHEISSWAKDSPFVIQFNVTVQIYNILRLDELIDWIQSLDLPGVGNVPNLTILNNPSYYDIRNLPPNLKQEVKETIAKKRFDWLSAAPTYARESFAATLDSIVEHLKFPASSRWTFSHFQSVTAALDASRKQNLESHLPELVGPPRQGLHEPHQAPLGAPQICFKL; encoded by the coding sequence AACTCATTTTATTAGTGGCGCTATAAATATGACTGGTATCGGACAGAAAAGTTTCAAACCCTTTCTCAAGGCACTCCTTCCCCATATCAGGAATTTTCATGTGGCTGGAGGAGAACCTCTCATTATTCCTGAGACGCTGGAACTCTTAAAGGAACTACAAAGAACGGGCATTTCTCGTAGCACGGAAGTTTCTTTTAACACAAACCTCACAGTCCTGAATCAGGATCTTCTGAAGTGCTTGCAAACTTTCAAAAGAGTTTTCTTTTATGTCAGTGTTGATGCTTACGGCGAACTGAACGACTACATACACTACCCAAGTAAATGGACAAAGATTGTCGATCGGGTTCATGAAATCTCGAGCTGGGCGAAGGACTCTCCCTTTGTCATCCAGTTTAATGTGACCGTACAGATTTACAACATTCTGAGACTGGACGAACTCATCGACTGGATTCAGTCTCTTGATTTGCCTGGAGTCGGCAACGTTCCCAATCTCACTATCCTAAACAATCCGAGCTACTATGATATTCGCAATCTCCCCCCAAATCTCAAACAGGAAGTCAAAGAAACCATTGCAAAGAAAAGATTCGATTGGCTCTCAGCAGCTCCCACTTATGCGCGAGAAAGTTTTGCAGCCACACTGGATTCGATTGTTGAACATTTGAAATTTCCTGCCTCAAGTCGCTGGACCTTCTCCCACTTTCAATCCGTGACAGCCGCTTTGGACGCATCCAGAAAGCAAAACCTAGAAAGTCATCTTCCGGAATTAGTAGGCCCCCCAAGGCAGGGATTGCACGAACCTCATCAGGCTCCGTTAGGAGCCCCACAGATCTGCTTTAAACTATGA